One stretch of Pandoraea oxalativorans DNA includes these proteins:
- a CDS encoding IS3 family transposase (programmed frameshift), which produces MKQTYSVEFKEQALSKVLRRGSRTVGAVADELNVNVLTLRKWMRGAAAANRSSGSAHAKRPEDWSLEERLMALQESHGLVDEALHGWCRERGLFAHHLAQWRAQFCAAGRNGDSRRESAQEVRVLKQANVELQRELKRKEKALAEAAALLVLQKKLPCAARGRGRMTSSEQRKVLIGLITEATRAGARQARACVILGLSARTVQRWQRGEPDAVDRRTLRHHEPRHKLSAEERAELLAVANSAELGHLPPSQIVPRLADQQRYIASESTFYRVLKAEKQLAHRRSERPAQAHSKPRAVCARAPNQLYSWDITYLPSTVRGQYFYLYLFLDVFSRKIVGWQVYAQESSALASEVLKDLCAREAIPPDQVILHSDNGGPMKGATMLATLQTLGVMHSLSRPGVSNDNPYSESLFKTLKYRPTYPLRAFDTLLAARTWVGALVRWYNEEHRHSAIRFVTPAQRHANLDQTILDRRAALYEAARQRHPLRWKGRTRNWQRVDAVHLNPDRIDHQDVAAQRRSQERKAA; this is translated from the exons GTGAAACAAACGTATTCTGTCGAGTTCAAGGAGCAAGCGCTGTCGAAGGTCCTGCGGCGTGGGAGCCGCACGGTTGGCGCGGTGGCCGACGAATTGAACGTGAACGTACTGACATTGAGGAAATGGATGAGAGGCGCCGCTGCCGCGAATCGGAGCTCGGGCTCTGCACACGCAAAACGACCGGAAGATTGGTCGCTGGAGGAACGGCTAATGGCCTTGCAGGAGAGCCATGGTCTGGTCGACGAAGCCTTGCATGGCTGGTGCCGGGAGCGCGGCTTGTTTGCGCATCATCTCGCGCAGTGGCGAGCGCAGTTCTGTGCCGCGGGCAGAAACGGTGATAGCCGGCGCGAAAGCGCCCAAGAGGTGCGGGTTCTGAAGCAGGCCAATGTTGAACTGCAGCGCGAGTTGAAGCGCAAGGAGAAGGCGCTGGCTGAGGCTGCGGCGCTACTGGTGCTGCAAAAAAAGT TACCGTGCGCTGCTCGGGGACGAGGCCGAATGACGTCGTCTGAGCAGCGCAAAGTATTGATTGGTCTGATCACCGAGGCGACTCGGGCCGGGGCTCGCCAAGCACGCGCGTGCGTCATTCTGGGGCTCAGTGCCCGCACCGTTCAGCGCTGGCAGCGCGGCGAACCTGACGCAGTGGACCGGCGCACATTACGACACCACGAGCCGCGCCATAAGCTTAGCGCCGAGGAGCGCGCCGAGCTTCTGGCGGTGGCGAACTCGGCCGAATTGGGTCATCTGCCGCCCAGCCAGATCGTGCCGCGCTTGGCAGATCAGCAACGCTATATTGCCTCGGAATCGACTTTCTACCGGGTCCTGAAGGCCGAGAAGCAACTCGCCCACCGGCGCAGCGAACGGCCGGCCCAGGCCCATAGCAAGCCCCGTGCGGTGTGCGCGCGTGCGCCGAACCAGTTGTACAGCTGGGACATCACCTATCTGCCGAGCACGGTTCGCGGGCAGTATTTTTATCTGTACCTGTTTCTGGACGTGTTCAGCCGAAAGATCGTTGGTTGGCAGGTCTATGCGCAGGAAAGCAGCGCACTGGCCAGTGAAGTGCTCAAGGACCTGTGTGCGCGCGAAGCGATACCACCCGACCAGGTGATTCTGCATTCGGATAACGGCGGCCCGATGAAAGGTGCGACGATGCTCGCCACCCTCCAGACGCTGGGCGTCATGCACTCGCTCAGCCGCCCGGGCGTGAGCAACGACAACCCTTATTCTGAATCGTTGTTCAAGACCCTAAAGTACCGGCCGACTTACCCGCTGAGGGCATTTGACACCCTGCTCGCCGCACGCACCTGGGTGGGCGCGCTGGTGCGCTGGTATAACGAAGAGCACCGTCACAGCGCGATCCGGTTCGTGACGCCGGCGCAGCGCCATGCCAATCTCGACCAGACCATTTTGGATCGACGAGCAGCGCTTTATGAGGCCGCCCGGCAACGCCACCCGCTGCGCTGGAAAGGCCGCACGCGCAACTGGCAGCGCGTCGATGCTGTGCACCTGAACCCGGATCGCATCGACCACCAGGACGTCGCCGCACAGCGCCGTAGTCAGGAGAGAAAGGCCGCCTGA
- a CDS encoding PAAR domain-containing protein: MTGIIRVGDQHTGGGTVLAGSQTRFFLGTAIARLFDPVSCPKHGDNRIATATSRAFDDGVQVAQHGDLCDCGCQLISSLPNSGRR, encoded by the coding sequence ATGACAGGCATTATTCGCGTGGGCGACCAGCACACCGGCGGCGGAACCGTCTTGGCCGGCTCACAAACACGATTCTTCTTAGGCACTGCAATTGCGAGACTTTTCGACCCCGTGTCATGCCCTAAACATGGCGACAACCGGATCGCTACCGCCACGTCCCGTGCTTTCGACGACGGCGTGCAAGTTGCTCAGCACGGTGACCTGTGCGACTGCGGTTGCCAGTTGATCTCCTCGCTGCCCAATAGTGGACGTCGCTAA
- a CDS encoding DUF2235 domain-containing protein: protein MTERTTHLHPEDQTPLDVLTALGEQLGAFPKDACIPCGAVIHIGFFFDGFGRHRDQDDPSTSRYSNICRLWEAHRENADRRREKTPNQFWYRFYYSGLGTALNEDASRGLVTSALTKVALAGASAAGAKATHIVKKTTGTDRLFIDPKSTLTDGFKNGLKEFSYRPVVHAYNDLLSDIKAVPKNVRRVLRIVEGEGDRALRRGKAAGRAILYDLKKNPVKSGYDVAKHLFGDVAFDSIPWLRDNRAVAMLLGTGVNDRLASAMSQFEKAVEDTKLAMSKIQRIQVSIFGADRGGVLARALANELTKRYRHSSPTKLAFVDTQNPNRPAIEIRIKFLGLLDAVSSLVQQNELLNFVPVLNMVKQDYSDAQLSVPGTVARCVHFAAAHELRFYQRLDSLEKTRGVQYLYPGTSEDITGGAPPGTLGARTEMQRVVLRDMLNEAIAAGATLDTMEDLRIYKQRTFGKFTLANTITDGQSTYRMSELMEAYREIVPRVSRLNFSEHMQVFLRWMAVRYRAQPSHPPLPNQLETLMANQPGLLQERQDAEAAYHALRRQSPAPDGATLGKALARWESAKIQLLEATRDIALEKNRPTQCVWDRIEQEAKTMIDRDDELVGLQAAETRLKKMEQRGELAGDLNVAFRHRTIRSFMLSPEQQTLAPGVILVVASELPY from the coding sequence ATGACTGAGAGGACGACTCATCTCCATCCCGAAGACCAGACACCGCTTGATGTATTAACTGCGTTAGGGGAGCAACTAGGCGCCTTCCCCAAGGATGCCTGCATCCCGTGCGGCGCCGTCATTCACATCGGGTTCTTCTTCGACGGGTTTGGCCGTCATCGCGATCAGGACGATCCTTCGACGTCTCGCTATTCGAACATCTGTCGCTTGTGGGAAGCCCATCGGGAAAATGCTGACAGGCGCAGGGAGAAGACTCCAAACCAATTCTGGTATCGATTCTACTATTCGGGCCTCGGCACAGCATTGAATGAGGACGCCAGCAGAGGTCTGGTGACATCCGCCCTGACCAAAGTCGCCCTGGCAGGCGCGAGCGCGGCGGGCGCAAAAGCAACACACATCGTCAAGAAGACAACGGGCACCGACCGCCTTTTCATTGACCCGAAGAGCACCCTGACCGATGGATTCAAAAACGGGCTCAAGGAGTTCTCATATCGTCCGGTCGTCCACGCCTACAACGATCTGTTGAGCGACATTAAGGCAGTGCCGAAAAACGTACGCAGGGTCTTGCGTATTGTGGAAGGTGAAGGGGATCGCGCATTGCGACGCGGAAAAGCTGCGGGCCGAGCAATCCTCTACGATCTCAAGAAAAATCCGGTCAAATCGGGTTATGACGTCGCCAAGCATCTGTTTGGCGACGTCGCCTTTGACTCGATACCCTGGCTCAGAGATAACCGCGCAGTAGCCATGCTTCTTGGCACCGGCGTTAACGACCGACTAGCTTCTGCTATGAGTCAGTTTGAGAAAGCCGTCGAAGACACAAAGTTGGCGATGTCCAAAATCCAACGGATACAGGTCTCCATCTTCGGTGCCGACCGCGGTGGCGTACTGGCACGAGCGCTTGCCAACGAACTGACAAAAAGGTATCGGCATTCGAGTCCGACTAAGCTCGCCTTTGTCGACACGCAGAATCCCAATCGGCCGGCTATCGAAATCCGGATCAAGTTTCTCGGTCTGCTCGACGCTGTGTCTTCGCTGGTTCAACAGAACGAGTTGCTGAACTTCGTGCCGGTGCTGAACATGGTCAAGCAGGACTACAGCGACGCACAACTTTCCGTTCCTGGGACGGTCGCGCGATGTGTGCATTTTGCCGCTGCGCATGAGCTGCGCTTTTACCAGCGCCTCGACAGTCTTGAGAAGACCAGGGGAGTTCAGTATCTCTACCCCGGCACGAGCGAGGACATTACCGGTGGTGCACCACCGGGCACACTTGGCGCCCGGACAGAGATGCAACGTGTAGTGCTTCGAGACATGCTCAACGAGGCCATAGCGGCCGGAGCGACGCTCGACACGATGGAGGATTTGCGTATCTACAAACAGCGGACCTTCGGGAAGTTCACCCTCGCCAACACCATCACCGACGGCCAGTCGACGTACCGCATGAGCGAACTGATGGAAGCTTATCGCGAGATTGTCCCCCGGGTATCGCGATTGAATTTCTCCGAGCACATGCAAGTCTTCCTGCGGTGGATGGCGGTGCGTTACCGCGCGCAGCCTTCTCACCCGCCTCTGCCCAATCAACTCGAAACGCTTATGGCGAATCAACCTGGGCTCCTTCAGGAGCGTCAGGACGCGGAAGCCGCCTACCACGCCCTTAGGCGACAGTCACCCGCGCCGGACGGCGCAACGCTCGGTAAAGCGCTCGCGCGATGGGAGAGCGCGAAGATCCAATTGTTGGAAGCAACACGCGACATCGCTCTCGAGAAAAATCGCCCAACGCAGTGCGTTTGGGACCGTATCGAGCAAGAAGCGAAAACGATGATCGACCGTGACGATGAGCTAGTGGGCCTTCAAGCCGCTGAAACCCGGTTAAAGAAAATGGAGCAACGCGGCGAGCTCGCAGGGGATCTGAACGTCGCGTTTCGCCACCGCACAATCAGGTCATTCATGCTCTCACCGGAGCAGCAGACGTTAGCCCCCGGCGTCATACTAGTTGTCGCCTCTGAACTTCCTTATTAA